In the genome of Tropicibacter oceani, one region contains:
- a CDS encoding Hint domain-containing protein has translation MGTGYRGTFVISWSQTDIDGLKAAPPSSLSVGATWSWQGEAVRVDGPSSILQLDQATGEAHLRKRAARMVRRLVGAAITHKPDISDVEVEHPLTDSSFVVTDGLKSYTVTVIEVSNGAPPLLMFLDEMPPTARDLWVVHHTMELMRDPASGEQAGGVICFTPGTWIRTPDGQTRVEDLRVGDLVQTKDSGAQPVQWIGSRHMTGARLFAMPRLRPIRIRAGAFGIERPDQEFLVSPEHRMLVQGAVARALFNTSEVLVAARDLVNGHSVVLDTKAREVTYVHLMLPRHEVVFANGVETESFHPANTALTTISEDDRRRLLQIQPGIADNPHLYGAYARRNLSSSEAAILMFEAA, from the coding sequence ATGGGAACGGGCTATCGAGGCACGTTCGTCATCTCTTGGTCACAGACGGATATAGACGGTCTCAAGGCCGCACCTCCGTCGTCCTTGTCGGTCGGGGCCACATGGTCCTGGCAGGGCGAGGCTGTTCGGGTCGACGGTCCTTCGTCGATCCTGCAGCTTGATCAGGCGACAGGCGAAGCACATTTGCGCAAACGCGCCGCACGTATGGTGCGGCGGCTGGTTGGCGCGGCAATCACCCACAAACCGGACATTTCGGATGTCGAGGTCGAACACCCCCTGACAGACAGCAGCTTTGTCGTCACGGACGGTCTGAAAAGCTACACGGTCACCGTGATCGAGGTCAGCAACGGCGCGCCGCCCCTGCTGATGTTCCTTGATGAAATGCCGCCAACGGCGCGCGACCTTTGGGTCGTCCATCATACCATGGAATTGATGCGCGATCCCGCATCGGGTGAACAGGCCGGCGGCGTGATCTGTTTCACGCCGGGCACCTGGATCCGCACGCCCGATGGCCAGACCCGCGTCGAAGACCTGCGGGTTGGCGATCTGGTACAGACCAAGGACAGCGGCGCACAGCCCGTGCAATGGATCGGCAGCCGTCACATGACCGGCGCGCGCCTGTTCGCCATGCCGCGGTTGCGCCCGATCCGGATCCGCGCCGGGGCCTTTGGCATCGAACGACCCGACCAGGAATTCCTTGTGTCACCCGAACACAGGATGCTGGTGCAGGGCGCCGTCGCCCGGGCGCTGTTCAACACCTCCGAGGTTCTGGTCGCCGCGCGTGATCTGGTGAATGGTCACAGCGTTGTCCTGGACACCAAAGCGCGCGAGGTGACCTATGTGCACCTGATGTTGCCACGCCACGAAGTGGTCTTTGCCAATGGTGTCGAAACCGAAAGCTTCCACCCGGCGAACACTGCGCTGACCACGATTTCCGAGGACGACCGCCGCCGCCTGTTGCAGATCCAGCCAGGCATCGCCGACAATCCGCATCTTTACGGAGCCTACGCGCGGCGCAACCTGTCCAGTTCCGAGGCGGCCATCCTGATGTTCGAGGCCGCCTGA
- a CDS encoding CidA/LrgA family protein — MIRVLTVLLLFQLAGESLSRGLGMSVPGPVLGLAGLFLTLVMVPRLAEYMRATVTGLLGHLSLLFVPAGVGVVAHLDTFGRDGAGLIVALIASTVLAILAGVGAFLLVARLTGGRDV, encoded by the coding sequence ATGATCCGGGTCCTGACGGTTCTTCTGCTGTTCCAACTGGCCGGAGAAAGCCTGTCGCGGGGCCTTGGGATGTCTGTACCGGGTCCTGTCCTTGGTCTGGCTGGCCTATTCCTGACGCTTGTCATGGTCCCGCGGCTGGCCGAGTACATGCGCGCGACGGTGACCGGCCTGTTGGGGCATTTATCGTTGCTGTTCGTTCCGGCCGGGGTCGGCGTGGTTGCCCATCTGGACACCTTTGGTCGGGACGGCGCCGGGCTGATCGTCGCGCTGATCGCCAGCACGGTTCTGGCGATCCTTGCAGGGGTCGGGGCCTTTTTGCTGGTGGCGCGTCTGACCGGAGGCCGCGATGTCTGA
- a CDS encoding 2-hydroxyacid dehydrogenase: MPSKRLSVVVTRRLPEVVETRLTELFDVRLRDDDTPMTRGELVDAMQSADVLVPTVTDVIDAGLIGQAGENLKLIANYGAGFDHIDVATARQRGILVSNTPGVVTDDTADMVMALMLGVTRRIQEGLTVMQAGEWQGWAPTAFLGTRLGGKRLGILGMGRIGQAVARRAAAFGMQIHYHNRRRLRPEVEGALEATYWESLDQMVARMDILSVNCPHTPSTYHLLNARRLKLMKPSAVIINTSRGEVLDENALTRMLKAGELAGAGLDVYEHGIKGNPELRNMPNVVMLPHMGSATAEGRTEMGEKVIINIKTFADGHRPPDQVVPAMQ; encoded by the coding sequence ATGCCATCAAAACGTCTGAGTGTTGTTGTGACGCGACGCCTGCCCGAAGTGGTCGAAACGCGCCTGACCGAACTTTTCGATGTCAGGTTGCGCGACGATGACACGCCCATGACGCGGGGCGAACTGGTCGACGCGATGCAAAGCGCGGATGTTCTGGTGCCGACGGTCACCGATGTGATCGACGCGGGGCTGATCGGCCAGGCGGGTGAAAACCTCAAGCTGATTGCCAACTATGGCGCGGGGTTCGACCATATCGACGTAGCCACGGCGCGGCAGCGGGGCATCCTTGTGTCCAATACGCCGGGTGTGGTGACCGACGATACCGCCGACATGGTCATGGCCCTGATGCTGGGCGTCACGCGCCGCATCCAGGAAGGGTTGACCGTCATGCAGGCCGGAGAATGGCAAGGCTGGGCGCCGACCGCCTTTCTTGGCACCCGGTTGGGCGGCAAACGGCTGGGCATTCTGGGCATGGGCCGCATCGGACAGGCCGTTGCCCGCCGCGCCGCGGCTTTCGGAATGCAGATCCACTATCACAACCGCCGCCGCCTGCGCCCCGAGGTGGAAGGCGCGCTTGAGGCGACATATTGGGAAAGCCTTGACCAGATGGTTGCCCGGATGGACATCCTCAGCGTCAACTGCCCGCATACGCCAAGCACCTATCACCTGTTGAACGCCCGGCGGTTGAAGCTGATGAAACCCTCGGCGGTGATCATCAACACATCGCGCGGAGAGGTTCTGGACGAAAACGCCCTGACCCGGATGCTAAAGGCCGGGGAACTGGCGGGCGCCGGTCTGGACGTTTACGAACACGGCATCAAGGGCAACCCCGAATTGCGCAACATGCCGAACGTGGTGATGTTGCCGCACATGGGGTCGGCAACGGCCGAAGGCCGCACCGAAATGGGTGAAAAGGTCATCATCAACATCAAGACCTTTGCCGATGGTCACCGCCCGCCGGATCAGGTTGTTCCGGCGATGCAGTGA
- a CDS encoding SH3 domain-containing protein has protein sequence MIRKIGGFALSLLLLASVAVAEDRGPVTNLPLPRFVSMKAQEGNARRGPSLTHRIDWVYTRRNMPLEITAEHGHWRRVRDRDGAGGWVHYSLLSGVRTVLVEQDMLQLHLRADNDSPVTAILELGVIAQLGSCDKTWCELTAGGYGGWAPKTALWGVGPDETRE, from the coding sequence ATGATCAGGAAAATCGGGGGTTTTGCCCTTAGTTTGTTGCTGTTGGCCAGCGTCGCTGTGGCCGAAGATCGCGGCCCCGTGACGAACCTTCCCTTGCCGCGTTTCGTGTCGATGAAAGCGCAGGAAGGCAACGCACGGCGCGGCCCGTCGCTGACCCACCGGATCGACTGGGTCTATACGCGCCGCAACATGCCGCTTGAGATCACCGCCGAGCATGGGCACTGGCGCCGGGTGCGCGACCGCGATGGCGCGGGTGGCTGGGTGCATTATTCGCTGCTGTCCGGCGTGCGCACCGTTCTGGTGGAACAGGACATGCTGCAACTGCACCTGCGGGCCGACAACGACAGCCCCGTCACCGCGATCCTGGAATTGGGCGTCATTGCGCAGCTGGGCAGCTGCGATAAAACCTGGTGCGAGCTGACCGCCGGCGGCTATGGGGGCTGGGCCCCCAAGACCGCACTATGGGGCGTCGGGCCGGACGAAACCCGCGAATAG
- a CDS encoding UDP-glucose dehydrogenase family protein, with protein MKIAMIGTGYVGLVSGVCFSDFGHEVVCVDKDPRKIEMLEAGQVPIYEPGLDTLMHKNVEAGRLSFTLDLASAIDGADAVFIAVGTPTRRGDGHADLTYVMAAAEEIARTAKDYVVIVTKSTVPVGTNRKVKEVVAAANPALDFDVASNPEFLREGAAIDDFMKPDRVVVGVETERAAKVMEDIYRPLYLRDFPIVTTDLESAEMIKYAANAFLATKITFINEIAALCEKVGADVKSVSKGMGMDGRIGNKFLHAGPGYGGSCFPKDTKALARIGQEHATPISIVETVIKVNEEVKRRMIDKLLDLCGGSFNGKTVAVLGVTFKPNTDDMRDAPSLTIVPALVGGGAVVRACDPQGRREGEHLLPGVDWIEDPYAAARGADLLVILTEWNEFRALDLPRLASSMTTPHMADLRNIYDRDDAKNAGFTAYDGIGRGGAGTSAA; from the coding sequence ATGAAGATAGCGATGATTGGCACGGGTTACGTTGGCCTTGTTTCGGGCGTGTGTTTTTCGGATTTCGGGCACGAAGTGGTCTGCGTCGACAAGGACCCGCGCAAGATCGAGATGCTCGAAGCCGGCCAGGTGCCGATCTACGAGCCCGGCCTTGATACCCTGATGCACAAGAACGTCGAGGCGGGCCGGCTGTCCTTTACGCTGGACCTGGCCAGCGCCATCGACGGCGCCGATGCGGTGTTCATCGCCGTCGGCACGCCGACGCGGCGCGGGGATGGCCACGCGGACCTGACCTATGTCATGGCCGCCGCCGAGGAAATCGCCCGCACGGCCAAGGATTACGTGGTGATCGTCACCAAATCCACCGTCCCCGTCGGCACCAACCGCAAGGTCAAGGAGGTCGTCGCCGCCGCCAATCCGGCGCTTGATTTCGACGTCGCCAGCAACCCCGAATTCCTGCGCGAAGGCGCCGCGATCGACGATTTCATGAAGCCCGACCGCGTGGTCGTCGGCGTCGAAACCGAGCGCGCGGCCAAGGTCATGGAAGACATCTATCGCCCGCTGTACCTGCGTGATTTCCCGATCGTCACCACCGATCTGGAATCGGCCGAGATGATCAAATACGCCGCGAACGCGTTCCTCGCGACCAAGATCACCTTCATCAACGAAATCGCCGCGCTGTGCGAAAAGGTCGGCGCGGATGTGAAATCGGTGTCCAAGGGCATGGGCATGGACGGGCGCATCGGGAACAAGTTCCTGCATGCGGGCCCGGGCTATGGCGGGTCGTGTTTCCCCAAGGATACCAAGGCGTTGGCCCGTATCGGCCAGGAACACGCGACGCCGATTTCCATCGTCGAGACGGTGATCAAGGTCAACGAAGAGGTCAAGCGCCGGATGATCGACAAGCTGCTGGACCTGTGCGGCGGCAGCTTCAACGGCAAGACGGTGGCGGTGCTGGGCGTGACCTTCAAGCCGAACACCGACGACATGCGCGACGCGCCGTCGCTGACGATCGTGCCGGCGCTGGTGGGTGGTGGGGCGGTTGTGCGCGCCTGCGATCCGCAAGGCCGCCGCGAAGGCGAGCACCTGCTGCCCGGCGTCGACTGGATCGAAGACCCCTACGCCGCTGCGCGCGGGGCTGACCTGTTGGTGATCCTGACGGAATGGAACGAATTCCGCGCCCTTGACCTGCCCCGCCTGGCCAGCAGCATGACCACCCCCCACATGGCCGACCTGCGCAACATCTACGACCGCGACGACGCCAAAAACGCCGGATTCACCGCATACGACGGGATCGGGCGCGGCGGTGCAGGCACATCTGCGGCCTGA
- a CDS encoding HpcH/HpaI aldolase family protein: MITNKLMDIWDTGHPVLHGWLSIGSPFTAEVMAEQGYDAISVDLQHGALDYSDLLPMFQAMRASGVVLGARVPWLDPAMIMKVLDAGALQVICPMINTAEQAAEFVSYLRYPPAGQRSFGPTRAQFALGPGIAAEANAQVIGWAMVETREALQNLEAIAATPGLDGIYVGPADLAISLYDGRLAPAFDREDPEFIEVLQGIVRTCHAHGIKAALHCGTPDYAARAVTWGYDMTTVGGDFRLMADAAAASNARFRALTGTGTGS, from the coding sequence ATGATCACGAACAAGCTCATGGATATCTGGGACACGGGGCATCCGGTCCTGCACGGCTGGCTGTCGATCGGCAGCCCGTTTACCGCCGAAGTCATGGCCGAGCAGGGCTATGACGCGATCAGTGTCGATCTCCAGCATGGTGCGCTTGACTATTCGGACCTTCTGCCGATGTTTCAGGCCATGCGCGCCAGCGGCGTCGTTCTGGGCGCGCGGGTGCCCTGGCTGGACCCGGCGATGATCATGAAGGTGCTGGACGCGGGCGCCTTGCAGGTGATCTGCCCGATGATCAATACCGCCGAACAAGCGGCTGAATTCGTCAGTTACCTGCGTTATCCCCCCGCAGGGCAGCGCAGCTTTGGCCCCACCCGCGCGCAGTTTGCATTGGGCCCCGGGATCGCCGCCGAGGCGAATGCACAAGTGATCGGCTGGGCCATGGTCGAAACCCGCGAAGCCCTGCAGAACCTTGAGGCGATTGCCGCGACGCCGGGGCTGGACGGCATCTATGTCGGTCCGGCGGATCTGGCCATTTCGCTGTACGACGGCAGGCTTGCCCCTGCCTTTGACCGGGAGGACCCGGAATTCATCGAGGTTCTGCAAGGGATCGTGCGGACATGCCATGCGCACGGCATCAAGGCCGCCCTGCACTGCGGCACCCCGGACTATGCCGCGCGCGCCGTGACATGGGGCTATGACATGACCACCGTGGGCGGAGATTTTCGGCTGATGGCTGACGCGGCAGCGGCCAGCAACGCCCGGTTTCGTGCATTGACCGGCACAGGCACGGGATCCTGA
- a CDS encoding polysaccharide biosynthesis tyrosine autokinase has translation MSSEENGQSGRDSIDLVEVLRIFWRGKWLIAIFATGFALLVGYYAFNVAQPQYATSVRLALEVRSQQVVDLESVVSGVSTEQAAINTELEVITSRGLLEKLVQDLNLTEDPEFNVSLQDDSGLSVSKIKVFIKDLFGVGGPKDLEPSDEDTLLAVTEAISGSITANAQRNTYLLEIRVSTGDPKKSALIANRLAQIYLDDQIAIKFAATEYAVNWLSERVQDLELELKQKEDTIRELRAETDLISLEALEAINVRSKDIRERLADAEIAVTAAQARFEDLSLLAESDDLAAIEAKLNMPALRPLLRDAQRGDAQALRSFRAMVTAAVDQARDNLDRATSQRDSLETSYRRIQSEIDEQNTDLLKLNQLVREADATRVLYETFLARLKETSVQIGLQQADSRILSEAIPGRLVAPRKTRMIAIGIILGGLLGAALSLLMDLRKNGFRTAEDLEKTTGYTSLAQIPQMPIKDRSGLVTFLRQNPTSAAAEAIRNLRTSVLMSNMASPPQIIMSTSSIPGEGKTTQAIALAQNLSGMNKKVLLIEGDIRRNTLSQYFGKESPAGLVAVVMGDASIEEAVMKDDLLGADILMGGKSEMNAADLFSTEMFRQFLLNIRNVYDYVIIDTPPVLVVPDARIIGPLVDAIIYSVHWDHTQKIQVKNGLRELSSVGVHVTGLVLSRVDPKGMKRYGYGGRYGAYSGYGNAYYDT, from the coding sequence ATGAGTTCAGAGGAAAACGGGCAATCCGGACGCGACAGCATTGACCTTGTCGAGGTCCTCCGAATTTTCTGGCGCGGCAAATGGCTGATCGCGATCTTTGCGACAGGCTTTGCCTTGTTGGTCGGGTATTACGCGTTCAACGTGGCCCAGCCGCAATACGCGACCTCGGTCCGGCTGGCGCTGGAAGTGCGCAGCCAGCAGGTCGTCGATCTGGAAAGCGTCGTGTCCGGCGTATCGACCGAACAGGCCGCCATCAACACCGAGCTTGAGGTCATCACCTCGCGCGGGTTGCTGGAAAAGCTGGTTCAGGACCTGAACCTGACCGAAGACCCGGAATTCAACGTGTCGCTGCAGGATGACAGCGGCCTGTCGGTGTCCAAGATCAAGGTCTTTATCAAGGACCTGTTCGGGGTCGGCGGCCCCAAGGATCTGGAACCCAGCGACGAAGATACCCTGCTGGCAGTGACCGAAGCGATTTCCGGGTCGATCACCGCCAACGCGCAGCGCAACACCTACCTGCTGGAAATCCGGGTTTCGACGGGCGATCCGAAGAAATCGGCGCTGATCGCCAACCGCCTGGCACAGATCTATCTGGACGACCAGATCGCGATCAAGTTCGCGGCGACTGAATATGCCGTCAACTGGTTGTCCGAACGGGTTCAGGACCTTGAGCTGGAGCTGAAGCAGAAAGAGGATACCATCCGCGAACTGCGGGCCGAGACCGACCTGATCAGCCTTGAGGCGCTTGAGGCGATCAACGTCCGGTCCAAGGACATCCGCGAACGCCTGGCCGATGCGGAAATCGCCGTCACCGCGGCGCAGGCCCGTTTCGAAGACCTTTCCCTGCTGGCAGAGTCCGACGATCTGGCCGCCATCGAGGCCAAGCTGAACATGCCGGCGCTACGGCCCCTTCTGCGCGACGCCCAGCGCGGCGATGCCCAGGCGCTGCGCAGCTTTCGTGCGATGGTCACGGCCGCCGTGGATCAGGCACGCGACAACCTGGACCGCGCGACCTCGCAGCGCGACTCGCTCGAGACATCTTATCGGCGCATTCAAAGCGAGATCGACGAACAGAACACCGACCTTCTCAAGCTGAACCAGCTGGTGCGCGAGGCCGACGCCACCCGAGTTCTGTACGAAACCTTCCTTGCCCGTCTCAAGGAGACCTCGGTCCAGATCGGGCTGCAACAGGCCGACAGCCGCATCCTGTCCGAGGCCATTCCCGGCCGGCTGGTGGCGCCGCGCAAGACCCGGATGATCGCGATCGGGATCATCCTGGGCGGGCTTCTTGGCGCTGCCTTGTCGTTGCTGATGGATCTGCGCAAGAACGGGTTCCGTACCGCCGAAGACCTGGAAAAGACGACCGGCTATACCAGCCTTGCGCAAATCCCGCAGATGCCGATCAAGGACCGGTCCGGCCTTGTCACCTTTCTGCGTCAGAACCCGACCTCGGCCGCCGCCGAGGCCATTCGCAACCTGCGCACCTCGGTCTTGATGTCGAACATGGCGTCGCCGCCGCAGATCATCATGTCGACCTCGTCCATCCCGGGCGAAGGCAAGACGACCCAGGCGATCGCCCTGGCGCAGAACCTGTCGGGCATGAACAAGAAGGTGTTGTTGATCGAAGGGGACATCCGCCGCAACACGCTGTCCCAGTACTTTGGCAAGGAATCGCCCGCAGGGCTGGTTGCCGTCGTCATGGGAGACGCCTCGATCGAAGAGGCCGTGATGAAGGACGACCTGCTGGGCGCCGACATCCTGATGGGCGGCAAGTCCGAGATGAACGCGGCCGACCTGTTTTCGACCGAGATGTTCCGCCAGTTCCTGCTGAACATCCGAAACGTTTATGACTATGTCATCATCGACACGCCGCCCGTTCTGGTGGTGCCCGATGCGCGTATCATCGGCCCGCTGGTCGATGCGATCATCTATTCGGTGCACTGGGATCACACCCAGAAAATCCAGGTCAAGAACGGCCTGCGCGAACTGTCCTCGGTGGGGGTGCATGTGACCGGCCTGGTGCTGTCGCGGGTCGATCCCAAGGGCATGAAACGCTATGGCTATGGTGGGCGCTATGGGGCCTATTCGGGCTATGGCAATGCCTATTACGACACCTGA